A window of Xiphophorus hellerii strain 12219 chromosome 19, Xiphophorus_hellerii-4.1, whole genome shotgun sequence contains these coding sequences:
- the LOC116708609 gene encoding MAP/microtubule affinity-regulating kinase 3-like, whose translation MRTTSSMEPRDIMREIRKVLDANNCDYEQQESFLLLCVHGDGRAENLVQWEMEVCKLPRLSLNGVRFKRISGSSIAFKNIASKIANDLKL comes from the coding sequence ATGAGAACCACCAGCTCCATGGAGCCCCGCGACATCATGAGGGAGATCCGCAAGGTGCTCGACGCCAACAACTGCGACTACGAACAGCAAGAGAGTTTCCTGCTCCTCTGCGTCCATGGCGACGGGCGGGCCGAGAACCTGGTCCAGTGGGAGATGGAGGTCTGCAAGCTCCCCCGTCTCTCCCTGAACGGCGTCCGCTTCAAAAGGATATCCGGGTCGTCCATCGCTTTCAAGAACATTGCTTCCAAAATAGCCAACGACTTAAAACTATGA